Part of the Carassius auratus strain Wakin unplaced genomic scaffold, ASM336829v1 scaf_tig00040743, whole genome shotgun sequence genome is shown below.
ttctatgaaacatgATTGTAGAGTACACCTTagacttactatcacagctcttTACAACGCACATAACCATGTCTAGTCACACACACGGCTAAATCCAGCCACCAAATAATCTGCAGGTTTTCTGCAACTACATATAAACTAGTGGAAGGTCTTCTCTTGGTAAACGACAGATTGAAATCAACTTGGGTGCATACCGACACCTACTGTACAGGAGTGTGCAACATTGTCATTTTCATATTCTGTTCGTCAACCTTCCGTAAATTATGCCTCCTCCTCCACTACAGAAGAGTCGagttttaaataagaaaactaTAGAAACTCTCTGGTCCtatttgagcgagatgctaatggtctaatcgtATTCAATAATCTGATAAACTAAACTAAGTGTGCTATTGAATTTCCGTTTTAGATGACCTTTCAAGAAGCTGAAACTTAATTCAATATCAACTAACTTTTGTTTTTCGAATAGTTAgctgtaataattttttatttgtaatctgTAAATTGGAGTCTTGTTTTGAATTGACCATTTTCATTCCACAGTCATGCGAAATGGAAGTAGCCTGCAAGTTATTAAAGCAGCATATTCTATAtgtagaattttctttttttatttatactccCCTAGAACAAGATTATCCTGTGAGAAAGCATTAGCTCATCCCTGGATAGCCTTATTTGATGATGCAAATGCCATATTAACCAAATCCCTAAATAAACAGAAGATGAGAAGATACCTGGCCCGACAGAAATGGAAGGTATGGAAATTAGTAATAAGTTTAGTATAAAAATGCTTGACTGCTTTCACAGATGAACGTCTTTGGTAAACTGCAAATCACGTACATGTCTGTTCTATCGTGCAGAAAACCGGTAAAGCCCTGCTTGCACTCACAAGGATGTCTCACTGCAGCAAATCTGATGGACCTCTGTGTCCCATTTCTGTAGATGGTAAGATGCACAACAAATGAAGTGTTCAAAACCATTATATAttacttttgcatttatatttggcTTGTGGCACAAAAGTGAATTTTCCCTACAACTTCCTTAGGATTATTCCTTATTATTATATCTGTAACTCTATTTTCAGTAAATGCTCTGGGGAATGAAGCCAAACAAGCTGTGGCATCACTGGAAAAACAGTTGTGGAGTGAACCACGTTTCCATCAAGCCCTGCATGACCTCACGGAGAGCTGTGGAGCCACTGTGTACCTGACTTGTACAATACAAGGTACCTGTGTCAGTCTGACGGGCGAGAATGGGTTTGGTGGATGCCGGGAATTAAACTACCGCATCCAAACATGAGCATGTTTTCAAGAAGTTCACGATTGGACCTTAATTCACTGAAATGACTTCTGCTTGCAGGATATCCTGACCCTGAAGTGCTTTGGCTGTTTGAGGAAGCGCCGCTGGAGAAACACGGACGAGTTCAGATGAATTATGATCAGAACGGTGCTTGCACACTCACCCTTGCTCAAGTACAACCAGGGGATTCTGGGATCTACAAATGCTGTGCGTCCAACAGTTTGGGACAGGCGCTGTGCTCTGCCAGACTCACCGTGAAACTCTAGAACACCAAATATACAATCTTAAGCTTAAAGAAAACCGGATTTTAACTTTAGGAACCATTTGTAAAAATGATGCTGAATCCCTTTCGAACCATCCACATAGTAATTTTGTTGTAACTCACAATTTCTGAATCGTTCTATTATTTAAATCAGTCATATTAGTTTCAAGTTCAATTTCTATAATCTTGCATGATGTAAAGTTTTAGCCATCATTTACTAAGCGAGAATGTGAACTTTGCGTTTTTCTACAGAACCTGGGCATGGTTTGATTCTGCTTCATTTATGACAGTTTAATTTgttgaacgtgtgtgtgtgtgtatatatataaagattaagtttattaaagttttatgaaatgaacattgtttttaaattggTAATTTCAAACAATTGATCACAATTACatcaaaagtcatttttaaatttGCATTCGATAACTGACCAGTTTGTCTATTATTGGGTCAATCTGACATTCATTGTAGTCTTTGGTCTTCAGGAGGCACAGTATAGATTAATAACATCTCTCTACACTACGATCAAGATTAAAGCCTTTTCTACTGAAAGTGGTTTACAAAAGTACATAAATGTCACTAAATTCTGGAAACACTGAGGTCCGGTTGTATTCATAATGAAGATCTGGTTGTTTCTTGTCTCTTCTGAATCCGCTGCTGTAATAGAGTCCAGGCTTTCAACACCTgaggaaaaacacaaatacatcAAGGATTAGCCACATGTTTTGAGATTAATAAAGCCCATTCCTGATCTGGTGTGTGTACCTGTCTCTGAGTAACGTCAGGTTCCCACAGTGTGCACAGCACTACGTTAGCATGATCTATCAGCTTTGCATTCAGCCACTGGCTCTTCAGTCTCCTCAAGGCATCTTCCTCCTTCACACCGTCACGCTGGACTATACGCTTCACtgcctgagagagagaggagagagaggaagtcTTTGACTACTATTCAAATTGTTCACTTAAATGCATGAATAGAAAgtaaatctatatatttaaatacattaatacttaTTTAGTAAACACGccttaaattgctcaaaagtgacaatgttttaaatacatgagcttcatttaaaacaatatacatcacttttttttaacaaaaataattgtcAACACTGATATGAagtgtttattgagcagcaaatcgggaTCTAAGAAGGATCTGATTCCCTGTGTGTCTGTATTAAAAGTTTAGTACCTCTTCTTCTGGGATGGTGGCCACCCAAACCTCATGCACCAGATATGTCCATCCCGCCTCGAGCAACACGGCCGCGTCCACCACACAGACACGCTTACCTGAAAACAGTAAGTGAGAATGAATCACAGCCAAAACTGAAAAAGCTCAGCGAGAAGTGATTAATGCTTCACCCTGTTCTTTTGCTTGATCTATTCTCTTCTTCACCAGCAGAGCAATCTCCGGCCACACGATATCTGTCAGAGCTTTCAGACGCTcctggaaaacaaaaacacacaaatacaatacGAACAGGATTGAATCAAGTGTTCCCAATTCAATTATAGTCACCTGCTGATTTAAGTTACCTGGTTTCCGAACACTTTCCCACCCAGCACTCGTCTGTTAATGCTCTTGTCCTCTTTAAGAATATCTGACGGCAAGAGATCAGAAGACAAAAGCACTTTTAACAAACAGTTTAGGGAAACTACAGAATTCCGTTCAGTGTCCTCTCCATACCTTGGCCGAACTCCTGGATGATCTTATGATAAGCGGATGTTCCCGGCAGGTAAACCTCGTGACCGAGCTGATCGCAGTCAATCCTCACAGCGCCGAGAGCTTCCAGTCTGTGTGCTATAGAGCTCTTCCCAGACCCGCTGCCGCCCGTCAGACCAATCACATACGGGTCCAGAGGAAGATGCAGCTGCGGCTGCAAACACAAGAACAGCAGATTAAACCAATACTGACAGCTTTACCTTGATGTGGACGAAATCAAAGTAATAATCAGTAACTTGATTCTTCGGTGAAACTACATCAAGTTAGAATTTAGAACATCACATATGATAAATAATTAGCATTATTTATAAGAttttaaagtttggggtctgtaagatttccATAAATATATGAGAACAACACACAAtatttctcgagcagcaaatcagcatattagaatgatttctgaaggatcatgtgacactgaagactggagtaatgatgatgaaaattacgcttaatatcacaggaataaattatattttaacatatattcaaataggaaacggttatattaaatcataataatatttcacaacattactgttgttattgtattttgatcgaacaaacacagccttggtgagcagaaaatacttctttaaaacatttaaaagataatACGATGAATGGTactttatatgaataaatatataacgtCAATAGAGAACGCAACAGCAGCTGAGCTTATTCATGCATCACATGATCAACATGCACATGACTAAATGGCCTTCATTAAATTACACAGCAGTCACAATGCCACGGCTCTTTAATTTAACGTCTGGAGACTCGGATACGGAGGAGACAGAGTAACGTCTTTCAGTCTTTTTGTTTAACAAAAGGTTTTTGTACAAAATCCAGCAGattcattctgaaaaaaaaaaccccactatTCCCCACATCCAATAATACTTAGTAAAATAGTCCAGTAAtgttattaaatgcataaatataacagTTATGTACTAATGCATGCTATACTGATCAATGTGATTGTGGAACTGTGCTAATGAATATGGACATGTGAGCAGGATTTTCGTACGGATGGAGGTTTGAGCAGCGTTCCCAGCAATCTTGTTCTCAGGCTGGAGGAACTGATCTTCTCCTCCTCGATGTCAGCACGATGGGCATCTTTCAACAGCTGGATCTCATACAGAACCAGTTCAGCCAATCCCTGCACAGAAAAtgtcaggaaaaaaaatgttcagaagaacagcatttatttgaaatgttcagTTTGTGGTTCTCTGGTCTAACGATAAACATTTATAGGCACTGGATCACAACCAATAACATTCTCACATTTTCCACACGCTTCCTGTTGACAGCTTCACCCCCTTTCCTCGTCTCCTCGCTGACCACAATGCACTGCAGCTCAGGGTCGCTTATGGAGGGGCCGAAGGGGTCAGAGAGAGGAACGATTTCGTACTTGAGTGATGGTTTTACATCGTTCAGAAAGTCCTGGAGCTTCTGCACACGCTGATCATACGGCTCTATCAACTCCTTCAAGACCTTATCTTTACAACAAGCAGGACACATTTAAGAAATCACTACAAAATTAGTGTATTTTCAAAcggtattttcacatttttaagtgGGTTATCTCTTGATAACAATGGTGGCAAAACATCTCAGAACTTTACCTCGTTCAGATACCAAATAACCAAGTAGAAAAAAAAGCCTTATTAGAGTTTCTTTGAACAGATTTGGGGAAgtgtagcatttcatcactttctcaccaatggatcctctgcagtgaatgggtgccgtcagaatgagagtccaaacagctgataaaaacatcacaataatccacaagtaatccactccactccagtccatcagttaacatctcgAGAATGAAAAGCTGCAGGCTTGTAAGAATCAAATCTATcatcaagacgtttttaacttctggctaaaatacgagttcataatccataatactgCTTTCTCCAGGAAAagcaaaatgtcttaatgatggattgtttcttacaaacatgcatctttcCTTTTCTCAAGATGCACTGGAGTGgcgtggattattttgatgtttttatcagctgtttgggctcttattctgacggcacccattcactaaagagcatccattggtgagcaagtcatgtaatgcaacatctccaaatctgtttcagtaaataaacaaaagcatctacatcttggatggccaaaTTGACATTTGTTTGCCAAACTGCTCCTTTAAAGATTTCTAGAGGGTCTCCACTTACTTTTTAATAGTTCCTGGTCACACACACCAATGACAAAGCGTCTGTTGGCCATCAGACAGGAAATATTCAGCAGGGTCTTGTGTGCACCATGCAGACGGTCAAAGGTGCCGCCAACCACCACATCACTGAACGTCTCTAAAGGTTTTAACTGTGCATCTCTTCTATCTTCCTCAAACTCAGCTATTCGTGGGTTCAAGAGCACAGATGAGAGACTCGGCTTGCAGACGTAGCAGTGACCAGCGTATTTCTGCAAGCACTGGGTGACCAGCGAGGACTGGCCTGAATCCTGGACGGGGAAGTCTGTGAGCACTACTTCTGGCGAGTGGGACAATGTCTGTGGGGTGGCAAAAGGACCGTTGTTTCCGTTCAATGCCGCAGATTGGGTGCGGACGTTACTGAGCAGCACTCTGACGTCAAGGTGCCCACAAATGTCAGCGGCATTGCTGTAAAGACGGGAGATTAGAGCGCAGAGATCCACCACAGGCGGGATGTAGGCGGGCCGCACCTGCCCACCTGTGCCCAGGTTGAGGCCGGGGTGGAGATGGATGTAAAGTGTGCGCTCGACCACCTGGGCTGCAGACGTGAGGACAGGAGCGATGCGGAGAGGGAGGACGTGTAACGGAGACGTAAGCACCAGGATACCGGTGCTAAACATGGACATGATGGACAGCTGATGGTGACTTTATGATCTGAGCCTGAGGTGCTGAAAGATATAATACAGATTAGTGCTGTCAAGCGATTAAtggtgattaatcacatccaaaataaaaagtttcGGTTTAGaaaatataagtgtgtgtgtgtgtgtatatatatatatatatatatatatatatatatatatatatatatatatatatatatatatatatatatatatatatataaacataacattttccttagatatatatacatgcatgtgggtattaatatatacataatacatatacacattacacacacatacatacattacgTATCTcgaatgcgattaatcgtttgacagcaaaTCTAAAAATGACACATCATTTATGCAGCTCCATacatataaaacatgtttacagaaaTGACGAATCTGCGTCGGATCGTGCCACAGCTGGAATTAAGCGCAAGAAGTCACAGAAACCGTGACGCCAGACTACTTTAGCCAAACCTACCTGAGGATATTCTGACGATTAAGGTGATTAGAAATGCTAAATGTGGAATAATATTGCAGAAGACCACCGTTTGGTATCAAGCCTCGTCATAATAACCATATAATAGGCTAATGTTTTGCTTAGCAGCGCGAACTCGTGTCCAGTTGACCTAGACGGCCATGTGCTGGAATACTGACTGATGATTGGCTGATAGCTTGAGTTCCTGCCTTAAggaatcatgggaaatgtagtttataGCTGCTTTCAATTCCTCCGTCCCTGTTAACTTATGTCGCCAAACACGAACATTGTAAACTTATCATTGTAAatgatttatgttatttaataattGAGTATCTTTGCGATGATGAgcacatttttacacattttacattaGTGTCTCTTGTATTGTGCCTACAGTTAAAAAACTCCGTTTTTAATCCTGAAATAAACCCACTTTTCAGGTTAAATTCTAATTGGGATAATTAAACAAGTATGAAAAGCACAGCTTTTAtctgacaaaaatacaaaaaaatacctttttaattTCAGCAACCTTTGTTTTACAAGGTCTTAGTGactatcatttttgtttgtgctGGTTAACTAAACAAGAAACTGTAGACTGAAAATCTGACTAAAAGTCCATACGCTcaaaaaaacaagttaaactactCAATCTTAGTACAGTAATTCACAGGATCATTTCAAAGATATTTTTGCATTCagtttgtaaatgaaaaaaacacaaaaaagacaaCGTTCTGAAATCTCAGCTGCAGTGTTTTGTCCAACAGATCTAGACTGGGACAATGGTAAAACAATGTCTTTGTGCTGcatcaacatttttacatttcacacaCTTTAGGGGTGGAAAAATAGAttaagtatatacagtatatctgacATACATAAAAACCTGGAACATCAGCAGAAACATGATAAAATGCATAAAGAACTTGGAAAACTCATTACAAGATCATTAATACCAAGGGGGCGATATAATTGCATTTTCTCAGCAAGATTTTCCTGAAGTGTTTTCCTGCCATTGCTAATGGTTGCCATCACAATCCTTACTGAGAATGTAAAGTGtccttacatttttaaaacttgctAGATCtcatacatgcatttattttacttGCACTTAAGTTGTTTTAGGCTTCAATTCTTAAAACACTTTGcatttcacaaaaacacattcgTAATGCAGTAAACCTTAGTACCTGACATATAAACCATTTAGAGGTTTCTGTAAGTAGTCTCTTGTGATAGTTTGgccattattttaaaagaaaagtgagaagataaaatgaaaactgttttttgaCCATTGTCGACCACCGTGTTAAACAATTTATGCAAGATGGATGAAACAAGTTCCCTTCATTTTAGCCTTTTCAGAGCATATGGGTAGTATTTGAGGAAGATCCGTAGTGCAATCTCATATGTGTCCCCTAGTGGTTTGGAGGGATATTTCCTCTGGTTGTAGACAAACCCTTTCTCAACCTGGAACACGGCCTGGTTGAAGATGTCTTGTTTGAAGGGTCTTCCTCTGTCGAGACACTCCACTAGTGTGTTAACAAACAAGCCCCAGCGCTGTAAATAATAGTCTTCCACTAGACCGCCCCACTCCTTGCTGGCATAGTCCAAGATTTCGCCATCGGGTCCCCAAAGGGTGATCTGATTTCGTGCATTTATATCATACAGCTGTGCCTCGTGCTCATCCACACCCTGAGCCTGAGCCTGTTCAAGCCAGACTCCCAAAAGGAAGTGTTCGTTGCTGGAAAGGAGGTGGTCCAGTTCAGGTAAGAGATCATAGACAAGCACGCCACCAGCGGTTAGGAGGTCAGGAAGCTTTTGAGCCTGGGaatcatacaaataaattaatatttcaaagctgtaattttgtaaacaataaaAGGTGTAGTCACCTTTTATTAATGGGTGAAATCCTATCATTGTAATAGGAATCAATAATTTGGGGAATTTTGCATCAGGGCAAAAGATTTCCCCAAGCAAATTTCGCAATGGGTTCAAGTTGGTCATGAGAATTTGGTGTTTTAactcagtggttcccaaccctggtcctaGAGGCACCCCAAAACTGCAATTTTCGCATGTCTCCTTTTTCTGACACACAAATTTCAGGTCTTGGACTctgtactaatgagctgatgggctgaatcaggtgtgtttgattaaggagacatgcaaaacatGCAGCGTTGGGGTGCCCCCAGGACAAAGGTCGGGAACAACTGTGTTAACTAACAAAAAGCTGTTTTGGTACACTATTGACAATGGACATTTATTTTCCCATAAAACAAAATGTCATTAAGGCAGGGGCTTTCACACCAGTGATTTAGTTCGAAACAGAGCACAGTTCGCTTGGAAATTTGATAATACAATGTACCACGGTACCAAATCCAAGACTAGCTGTAGGAACTGGTTTTGAGTTTGGTTGCAATGGGACTgttatggagccagaagagtctcaataaagataaatgcacacactacagtcacatatgcacacataggattcatacatgcacacacataattcataaatacacacacaggatacacaaatgcacacaaaattcacaaatgcacacacaaaatttaaaaagcatagaagattcacaaatgcatacaaaattcagaaatgcacacaaaattcagaaatacacacacaattcagaaatgcaaacaacatttacaaatgcactcaagattcacaaatgcacaggacaagattcagaaatgtatttctgatgcacacacacatatatcttgatttacaaattgcttgcggtctgtgaacttcactgcatttgtgtgtgaattttgagactcctctgacttggctcaacacacaaatgcctttttttaaacagggaatgatctgcaaccaatcagatatctcccttgttttagccaatcacaagaatgcaccccacgtgggggattgtttacttataagccaatcagcgaacgactcactttcctcacgcagcgaacgactcactttcctcagcgaacgactcactttcctcagcgaacgactcacttacctcacacagccggcgactcactttgcgcagccagcgacccactttgcccagcgaacgactcactttcctcacgagtcacgca
Proteins encoded:
- the LOC113084853 gene encoding bifunctional coenzyme A synthase-like, with amino-acid sequence MSMFSTGILVLTSPLHVLPLRIAPVLTSAAQVVERTLYIHLHPGLNLGTGGQVRPAYIPPVVDLCALISRLYSNAADICGHLDVRVLLSNVRTQSAALNGNNGPFATPQTLSHSPEVVLTDFPVQDSGQSSLVTQCLQKYAGHCYVCKPSLSSVLLNPRIAEFEEDRRDAQLKPLETFSDVVVGGTFDRLHGAHKTLLNISCLMANRRFVIGVCDQELLKNKVLKELIEPYDQRVQKLQDFLNDVKPSLKYEIVPLSDPFGPSISDPELQCIVVSEETRKGGEAVNRKRVENGLAELVLYEIQLLKDAHRADIEEEKISSSSLRTRLLGTLLKPPSPQLHLPLDPYVIGLTGGSGSGKSSIAHRLEALGAVRIDCDQLGHEVYLPGTSAYHKIIQEFGQDILKEDKSINRRVLGGKVFGNQERLKALTDIVWPEIALLVKKRIDQAKEQGKRVCVVDAAVLLEAGWTYLVHEVWVATIPEEEAVKRIVQRDGVKEEDALRRLKSQWLNAKLIDHANVVLCTLWEPDVTQRQVLKAWTLLQQRIQKRQETTRSSL